A region of Planococcus sp. MSAK28401 DNA encodes the following proteins:
- a CDS encoding SDR family oxidoreductase, which translates to MAQASFDNTDLADYKASGALEGKVAIVTGASSGIGQAVAIAYAKEGARVVIGYLDDEEGAEKTLGIIQSYGGEARALAGDLGKSENCDALVNFALDEFGAVDIVVNNAGFQYPQTSPLDISDEQILKTFEIKAFAMFYLVRAALPHLKKGSRIINTASINAYRGHSDLIDYSGANGAMVAMTRSLARRLVREEIAVNGIAPGPIWTPLITKTFGDLNPDVGSDFGEDVPAGRPGQPYELVKAYVFLADPQNSYMTGQFLHMNGGDYMST; encoded by the coding sequence ATGGCACAAGCAAGTTTCGATAATACCGATCTGGCGGATTACAAAGCGAGCGGCGCGTTGGAAGGGAAAGTGGCGATTGTCACCGGTGCCAGCAGCGGCATCGGACAAGCGGTCGCAATCGCTTATGCAAAAGAAGGGGCGCGTGTGGTCATTGGCTATCTCGATGACGAAGAAGGCGCCGAAAAAACCTTGGGCATCATCCAATCTTACGGCGGCGAAGCGCGCGCTTTGGCTGGAGACCTTGGAAAATCTGAAAATTGCGATGCACTAGTAAACTTTGCGCTCGATGAATTTGGTGCTGTGGATATCGTCGTCAACAATGCCGGGTTCCAATACCCGCAAACTTCGCCGCTTGATATCAGCGATGAGCAAATATTGAAAACATTCGAGATCAAGGCATTTGCGATGTTTTATTTAGTACGCGCGGCTTTGCCTCATTTGAAAAAAGGGTCGCGCATCATCAATACTGCTTCCATCAATGCCTACCGTGGCCATTCGGATCTCATCGATTATTCGGGAGCAAACGGGGCGATGGTCGCGATGACTCGTTCCTTGGCAAGACGGCTCGTCCGTGAGGAAATTGCGGTCAACGGCATTGCGCCGGGCCCGATATGGACGCCGCTCATCACGAAAACCTTTGGGGATTTGAATCCGGACGTCGGCTCTGATTTCGGTGAAGACGTGCCGGCAGGGCGCCCGGGGCAGCCATATGAACTTGTAAAAGCCTATGTGTTCTTGGCGGATCCACAAAATTCCTATATGACCGGGCAATTTTTGCATATGAACGGCGGCGACTACATGTCGACATGA
- a CDS encoding MBL fold metallo-hydrolase, translating to MKKTLWFAVLLLGLAGCVPLGEPANPKPAEPEQGTAQEQPGGLAIHYIDVGQGSAAYLEWDGYSMLIDAGDWNASDVLMYLDKLEVEKIDIAVGTHPDADHIGQLARVIETYEVGEVWMSGNPSSSNTFIQTLEAVDEAGIPYEEPRRGDEYEIGLLEIEVLHPEELSGDTNGDSLSFRISYGETAFIFTGDADIQAEQEMAAGNLPLGADILLMGHHGSNTSTGLEFLQAVEPDVAIYSAGIDNPYGHPYAEVLASVENEGAEVYGTDVNGTIVVETDGQEYNVETEREGVAKEGSNRCVDINGASTAELSELTGIGEALAEAIIDERPFETLDDLTRVSGIGEGKLAGLKEQGLACVGE from the coding sequence ATGAAAAAGACACTGTGGTTCGCTGTTTTGTTGCTGGGTTTAGCGGGCTGCGTTCCGCTCGGTGAACCGGCTAACCCGAAACCGGCGGAACCGGAACAGGGCACAGCCCAAGAACAACCAGGCGGACTTGCTATTCATTACATCGATGTCGGGCAAGGGTCCGCTGCGTATCTGGAATGGGATGGCTATTCGATGCTGATCGATGCCGGCGATTGGAATGCCAGTGATGTGCTGATGTATTTGGACAAACTGGAAGTCGAAAAAATTGATATCGCGGTCGGGACCCATCCGGACGCCGACCACATCGGCCAATTGGCACGTGTCATCGAAACTTACGAAGTCGGCGAAGTGTGGATGTCAGGGAACCCGAGTTCCTCTAATACATTTATCCAGACGCTGGAAGCGGTCGATGAAGCCGGAATTCCATATGAAGAACCGCGGCGTGGGGACGAATACGAAATCGGGTTGCTGGAAATCGAAGTACTCCATCCCGAAGAATTGAGCGGCGATACAAATGGCGATTCGCTGTCGTTCCGCATCAGTTACGGGGAGACAGCATTCATCTTTACAGGCGATGCCGATATCCAGGCGGAGCAGGAAATGGCCGCGGGCAACTTGCCGCTGGGAGCGGATATTTTGTTGATGGGCCATCATGGCTCCAATACGTCCACGGGCTTGGAATTTTTACAGGCAGTTGAACCCGATGTGGCGATTTACAGTGCGGGCATTGATAATCCATATGGCCATCCTTACGCTGAAGTGCTGGCATCAGTGGAAAATGAAGGGGCGGAAGTGTATGGCACTGACGTCAATGGCACAATCGTCGTCGAGACGGATGGACAGGAATATAACGTCGAAACGGAACGGGAAGGCGTCGCCAAAGAAGGCAGCAACCGATGTGTGGACATCAACGGAGCCTCTACTGCGGAGCTGTCGGAGCTGACCGGAATCGGAGAAGCATTGGCGGAAGCAATCATCGACGAGCGCCCTTTTGAAACGCTCGATGACTTGACGCGTGTCAGCGGCATCGGCGAAGGAAAGCTTGCCGGATTGAAAGAACAGGGATTAGCTTGTGTAGGGGAGTGA
- a CDS encoding DUF3006 domain-containing protein, whose product MRGVLDRFEGSVAVIIAEQAGREFHVPLRYLPEGSRQGMWFTLSIESGHVVDIEADLTQTNERAAKAEELMAKLRNKSTGSRFKRK is encoded by the coding sequence ATGAGAGGGGTATTGGATCGTTTTGAAGGCAGTGTGGCCGTCATCATCGCAGAACAAGCCGGTCGTGAATTCCATGTGCCGCTACGCTATTTGCCGGAAGGCAGCAGGCAGGGGATGTGGTTCACGCTGAGCATCGAATCGGGGCATGTCGTGGACATCGAAGCCGATCTCACGCAGACGAATGAACGCGCTGCAAAAGCCGAAGAATTGATGGCAAAGCTGCGCAACAAAAGTACAGGCAGCCGTTTTAAGCGGAAATAG
- a CDS encoding DUF3219 family protein: MSEIIQLNGRRIETNQLELHSLADGRRKISCDFKVTSDAYHDIAVLLYEMNFRVALPAKDQEFDAAISNYFTDTTNLYKGNEVADYHLELTELASN, translated from the coding sequence ATGAGCGAAATCATTCAATTGAACGGCCGCAGAATCGAAACAAACCAGCTTGAACTTCACAGTCTAGCGGATGGCCGCAGAAAAATCTCTTGCGATTTCAAAGTGACAAGCGATGCCTACCATGACATTGCCGTACTATTATATGAGATGAATTTCCGCGTCGCTTTGCCAGCTAAAGACCAGGAATTCGACGCTGCCATTTCCAATTATTTCACCGATACGACCAACCTTTATAAAGGCAATGAAGTAGCGGATTATCATCTGGAACTGACCGAATTGGCATCAAATTGA
- a CDS encoding YkvI family membrane protein: MFKSIKMGSAFIGIIVGAGFASGQEILQYFTSFGIMGTVAAVIATALFAYLGMSLTRLGSRMRTTSHKEAIFGISGRLIGTIVDYIIILTLFGVGVVMIAGAGSIFSQQFGWSAVLGSTVMAALIILTIMLNVQKVINIIGSITPFLILAVIALATYSLMTMDGSFSGLESIAKEQESAVANWWLSAINYVSFNIAVGASMSIVMGGTEKDEKIAARGGLIGGLGLGILIILSHLAIFSKVDVVGTAEMPMLQIADDLSPALGVFMSVILFGMIYNTGVSMLFSFSARFVEMGTAKFRIFVIIVGVAAYILSFVGFTKLVNWFYPIVGYLGLFLVGALIYNDLRKSKKEVTRAEKIRHQST, translated from the coding sequence ATGTTTAAAAGTATTAAAATGGGGAGCGCCTTCATTGGAATTATCGTTGGTGCCGGTTTCGCTTCCGGGCAGGAAATCCTGCAGTATTTCACCAGTTTCGGAATTATGGGGACTGTGGCAGCCGTAATCGCCACTGCATTATTTGCTTATCTGGGGATGAGCTTGACGCGCCTCGGCAGCCGCATGCGCACCACTTCCCATAAAGAAGCCATTTTCGGCATCAGTGGCCGTTTGATCGGCACCATTGTTGATTACATCATCATTTTAACGCTATTCGGTGTAGGGGTCGTCATGATTGCCGGAGCCGGTTCGATTTTCTCCCAGCAGTTCGGCTGGTCGGCCGTTCTCGGCAGCACCGTCATGGCCGCATTGATCATCTTGACGATCATGCTGAACGTTCAAAAAGTCATCAACATCATCGGAAGCATCACGCCGTTTCTAATTCTTGCTGTGATTGCACTCGCCACTTACAGTTTAATGACGATGGATGGTTCGTTTTCAGGGCTTGAATCCATCGCCAAAGAACAGGAATCGGCGGTTGCCAACTGGTGGCTGTCTGCCATCAACTACGTCTCCTTCAATATCGCAGTCGGCGCTTCGATGTCCATCGTCATGGGCGGGACGGAAAAAGATGAAAAAATCGCGGCACGCGGCGGATTGATCGGCGGGCTCGGGCTCGGCATCCTGATCATCTTGAGCCATTTGGCGATCTTCTCGAAAGTCGACGTCGTCGGCACGGCAGAAATGCCAATGCTGCAAATTGCGGATGATTTATCGCCTGCACTCGGCGTCTTCATGTCGGTCATTTTGTTCGGCATGATCTACAACACCGGCGTTAGCATGCTGTTCTCGTTCTCTGCACGCTTTGTCGAAATGGGGACAGCGAAATTCCGCATATTCGTCATCATCGTCGGAGTCGCTGCATACATCTTGAGCTTTGTCGGGTTCACGAAACTCGTCAACTGGTTTTACCCGATCGTCGGGTACCTCGGATTGTTTTTGGTCGGCGCATTAATTTACAACGACCTTCGCAAATCAAAAAAAGAAGTCACACGCGCAGAAAAAATCAGACACCAAAGCACATGA
- a CDS encoding general stress protein: MVIKLSVENAVQAKAEIEKLESQGFTHDDIYIFAHDPKRTKDITKALDTESVGMKEQGFLDSMKNMTSSRGDELRAKLEAAGLTKQEADEYEEVLDTGKLVIVANKDNS; this comes from the coding sequence TTGGTAATTAAACTATCAGTCGAAAACGCAGTGCAAGCAAAAGCAGAAATTGAAAAGCTTGAGTCACAAGGATTCACGCATGATGACATCTATATTTTCGCGCATGACCCGAAACGCACGAAAGACATCACCAAAGCACTTGATACAGAGTCAGTCGGCATGAAAGAACAAGGCTTTCTCGACAGCATGAAAAACATGACTTCTTCCCGCGGCGATGAACTGCGCGCGAAACTCGAAGCAGCTGGCCTTACTAAGCAAGAAGCAGATGAGTATGAAGAAGTTCTAGACACAGGCAAATTGGTCATCGTAGCTAACAAAGACAACTCATGA
- a CDS encoding MBL fold metallo-hydrolase → MKITPIGIWGGYPNKNEATCAYLIEQNGYRCLLDCGSGVVAAVQNYTELKDIDSVVISHYHADHVADIGVLQHAAMVGMQLKEWDVPLPIYAHDKDQEGFAALSYKGVTEGRAIEVGGTLELGPFQVTFCETDHPVYCLAMRFTNGERTAVFTADTAWKDELVPFAESADLLVAESNLYEEYLGIIQGHMSGSQAGKLASEASAKQLLLTHLPQYGELSEILAEAKKTYSGDVAFAEIGKSYQL, encoded by the coding sequence ATGAAGATTACGCCAATAGGGATTTGGGGCGGCTATCCAAATAAAAATGAAGCGACCTGCGCGTATTTGATTGAACAGAACGGCTACCGTTGCTTGCTCGACTGCGGCAGCGGGGTGGTAGCGGCAGTGCAGAATTATACGGAACTAAAAGACATCGATTCGGTGGTTATCAGCCATTACCACGCCGACCATGTGGCAGATATAGGCGTGTTGCAGCATGCTGCGATGGTCGGGATGCAATTGAAAGAATGGGATGTGCCTTTGCCGATCTATGCGCATGACAAAGACCAAGAAGGCTTCGCTGCATTGTCTTATAAAGGTGTGACGGAAGGCCGAGCAATCGAGGTGGGCGGCACGCTTGAACTCGGGCCGTTCCAAGTGACCTTCTGTGAGACGGACCATCCGGTCTACTGCCTGGCGATGCGCTTCACGAATGGCGAGCGGACAGCGGTCTTCACAGCCGACACGGCATGGAAAGACGAACTCGTGCCGTTTGCTGAATCAGCTGACCTGCTCGTCGCAGAATCGAATTTATACGAGGAATACCTTGGCATCATCCAAGGCCATATGAGCGGCAGCCAGGCGGGGAAACTCGCTTCAGAAGCTTCGGCCAAACAGCTGCTGCTGACCCATCTGCCGCAGTACGGGGAATTATCCGAAATCCTTGCGGAAGCAAAGAAAACCTATAGCGGCGATGTAGCGTTCGCTGAAATCGGCAAAAGCTATCAATTATAG
- a CDS encoding LLM class flavin-dependent oxidoreductase yields MTQQTKELALSILDLVPVRQGYPMQQAFEDMTNLARHAEQFGYKRFWLSEHHNTPTLASSATSILISKVLEATETIEVGSGGIMLPNHTPLVVAEQFGTLETMHPGRVNLGLGRAPGTDMQTARALRRTTQETAFQFPEDVEELQRYLGPLEAQESVKAYPGVETEVPLFILGSSTSSAVLAAKLGLPYAFAAHFAPQQLESAVAIYRSRFEPSDTLAEPYVIACVNVVGADSAQEAEQLSTSSDQFYLNVVRGTKNPLMPPVDTMEGRWSYAEEAMVKSMARYTFKGNVEQLGEQIGRFAASLPIDELMAVSYIYDQDKRVRSYEILKEAVSNAVRLP; encoded by the coding sequence ATGACACAACAAACAAAAGAGCTTGCGCTTTCCATTCTGGACTTGGTTCCAGTGCGCCAAGGCTATCCGATGCAGCAAGCATTCGAAGATATGACAAACCTCGCACGCCATGCCGAGCAGTTCGGCTATAAACGGTTCTGGCTGTCCGAGCATCACAATACACCGACACTCGCGAGCTCCGCGACGTCGATTCTCATTTCCAAAGTGCTCGAAGCGACCGAGACGATCGAAGTCGGCTCCGGCGGCATCATGCTGCCAAACCATACGCCGCTCGTCGTCGCTGAACAATTCGGCACGCTTGAGACGATGCACCCCGGACGCGTGAATCTCGGTCTCGGGCGCGCGCCGGGAACGGATATGCAAACCGCCCGCGCACTTCGCCGGACGACACAGGAAACCGCGTTCCAATTTCCTGAAGATGTCGAAGAATTGCAGCGCTATTTGGGGCCGCTTGAGGCGCAGGAATCGGTGAAAGCCTATCCGGGCGTAGAGACGGAAGTGCCGTTATTCATTCTCGGCTCGAGTACATCGAGTGCCGTGCTCGCGGCGAAGCTTGGCTTGCCGTATGCTTTTGCAGCACATTTCGCGCCTCAACAACTTGAGTCGGCAGTCGCCATCTACCGCAGCCGCTTCGAGCCTTCCGATACATTGGCAGAGCCATACGTCATCGCTTGCGTTAATGTGGTTGGAGCCGATAGCGCGCAAGAAGCGGAACAGCTTTCAACATCGAGCGACCAGTTTTACTTGAACGTCGTCCGCGGCACGAAGAATCCATTGATGCCGCCTGTCGATACAATGGAGGGCCGCTGGAGCTATGCTGAAGAAGCGATGGTCAAATCGATGGCTCGCTATACATTCAAAGGGAATGTAGAGCAATTGGGAGAACAAATTGGCCGTTTTGCAGCTTCGCTGCCTATCGATGAATTGATGGCTGTTTCTTATATTTATGACCAGGACAAGCGGGTGCGCTCTTACGAAATCCTGAAAGAAGCGGTATCGAATGCTGTTCGATTGCCATGA
- a CDS encoding purine/pyrimidine permease: MTKNLAGGFQWAIFLIASSIAAPIAIANIFGMDTADTALFLQRTIFVLGIACLIQAFIGHRLPINEGPAGLWWGVFIVYAGLVGVLYSTAEESLQVLQSGLFYSGILFIVFAVTGVVDKLKRFFTPTITFVYLLLLVLQISESIMKGLFGIASEGDLLDVWVLLAAVAVILITFYFMFHRSAFISRYSVLLSIAFGWLLFWAIGKAPSIPKTDGAWVTFPDMLVFGPLVFDGGMLVTTLFLTVLLIANMMASVHVMESLLKNAFSIQSEDRMKQASFASGLNHLLAGLFSSVGPVPISGAAGFVSATRTPGLRPFIVGGVIVAGISLFPQLMAVLAALPAPVAYAVIFAIFSKMVEMAFNALEAEENSKRAYKVAAFGLMTGVGLMFIPTESMAALPSAVAAILSNGLITGTIIAIIIEQVMMRFVRVK, from the coding sequence ATGACAAAAAATTTAGCGGGCGGCTTTCAATGGGCGATTTTCCTTATCGCTTCATCCATTGCAGCCCCCATCGCCATCGCAAACATCTTCGGCATGGACACTGCCGATACCGCGCTGTTCTTGCAGCGCACCATTTTCGTCCTCGGTATCGCTTGCCTGATCCAAGCCTTTATCGGCCACCGTTTACCGATCAATGAAGGGCCGGCTGGCTTATGGTGGGGCGTGTTTATCGTCTACGCCGGACTTGTCGGCGTTTTGTATTCAACTGCCGAGGAATCATTGCAAGTGCTGCAAAGCGGCTTGTTTTATAGCGGTATATTATTCATTGTTTTCGCAGTGACGGGAGTGGTCGATAAGCTGAAACGGTTCTTCACTCCGACGATCACCTTTGTCTATTTGCTGCTGCTCGTGCTGCAGATCAGCGAATCGATCATGAAAGGCCTGTTCGGCATTGCGTCAGAAGGGGATTTATTGGATGTATGGGTGCTGCTGGCAGCGGTCGCTGTCATTTTAATCACTTTCTATTTCATGTTCCACCGTTCAGCGTTCATCAGCCGCTATTCAGTACTTCTATCCATCGCTTTTGGCTGGCTGTTGTTTTGGGCTATCGGCAAAGCGCCAAGTATTCCAAAGACTGATGGGGCATGGGTAACATTCCCTGATATGCTGGTCTTTGGCCCGCTCGTCTTTGACGGGGGGATGCTGGTAACGACCTTGTTCCTGACCGTCTTGCTGATCGCCAACATGATGGCTTCGGTCCACGTGATGGAAAGCTTGCTGAAAAATGCCTTTTCTATCCAGTCAGAAGACCGCATGAAACAAGCTTCTTTTGCATCCGGCTTGAACCATCTGCTTGCAGGGCTGTTTTCTTCTGTCGGCCCTGTGCCGATTTCCGGTGCAGCTGGGTTCGTCAGCGCGACAAGGACTCCGGGACTGCGTCCGTTTATCGTCGGCGGGGTCATCGTCGCGGGAATCAGTTTGTTTCCGCAATTGATGGCCGTGCTCGCTGCCTTGCCGGCCCCGGTCGCCTATGCCGTCATCTTTGCGATTTTCTCCAAAATGGTGGAAATGGCTTTCAACGCGCTTGAAGCGGAAGAAAATAGCAAAAGAGCCTACAAAGTAGCGGCTTTCGGCCTCATGACAGGTGTTGGTTTGATGTTCATCCCGACGGAAAGCATGGCAGCATTGCCGTCAGCTGTCGCTGCTATTTTATCAAATGGCTTGATAACAGGGACCATCATTGCCATCATTATTGAACAAGTGATGATGCGATTCGTACGTGTAAAATAA
- the pepF gene encoding oligoendopeptidase F, whose product MVKSLPPRSEISIEETWNLESLMASPEAFDAALEEIDQETAAYAEKFQGQITDAESALEALKDYLAIAEKLVAPGTYASLSYSTDQTDTKAQMRAGKYSAFSAKIGSRLAFVTSELLELSEDTLKQAMSESKEFEGYLKKLLRKKMHQLHPAAEKALASYASVFQAPYELYNTTKMVDMDFPDFEAGGKSHPLSYVSFEGDWEAETDTELRRAAFKAFSDKLRDYQHTTAKTYDMQLQTEKTTADLRGYEDIFEYLLFNQEVDRTLYDRQIDLIQTELAPHMRKYARLLQKAHGLDKMTFADLKISLDPEYDPEITVEESKQYINDALGIMGTDYLHMVERSYDERWIDFAQNKGKSTGAFCASPYGDHPYILISWTGRMNEVFVLAHELGHAGHFYHANREQNLFNARPSLYFIEAPSTMNEMLMANHLLKNSEDPKFKRWVISSIVARTYYHNFVTHLLEAAYQREVYKKIDAGENVNAGVLNALKRGVLEEFWGDDVEVTEGAELTWMRQPHYYMGLYPYTYSAGLTISTQVSKRILSEGQPAVDEWIDVLNAGGTKTPVELSKMAGVDITTEQPLRDTIAYIGELIDELERLTEEIEQQN is encoded by the coding sequence TTGGTTAAAAGTTTACCGCCACGTTCAGAAATATCTATAGAAGAAACATGGAATTTAGAGAGCTTGATGGCAAGTCCCGAAGCATTCGATGCCGCTTTGGAGGAGATTGACCAGGAGACAGCAGCCTATGCCGAGAAGTTCCAAGGCCAGATCACCGATGCCGAATCGGCTTTAGAAGCACTTAAAGACTATCTCGCGATTGCCGAAAAACTGGTCGCCCCGGGCACTTATGCGAGCCTGTCCTACAGTACAGACCAAACCGATACGAAAGCCCAGATGCGCGCCGGGAAATACAGCGCATTCTCCGCAAAGATTGGCAGCCGACTCGCTTTTGTAACAAGTGAGCTATTGGAATTGTCGGAAGACACGCTAAAACAGGCGATGTCAGAATCCAAGGAGTTTGAAGGCTATTTGAAGAAATTGCTGCGCAAAAAAATGCATCAATTGCATCCAGCCGCCGAGAAAGCTTTAGCTTCTTACGCTTCCGTTTTCCAAGCGCCTTATGAGCTGTACAATACGACGAAAATGGTTGATATGGATTTCCCGGATTTTGAAGCAGGCGGCAAATCCCATCCGCTCAGCTATGTGTCGTTCGAAGGTGACTGGGAAGCGGAAACCGATACCGAGCTGCGCCGCGCCGCATTCAAGGCGTTTTCCGATAAGCTGCGCGATTACCAGCACACGACGGCCAAAACTTATGATATGCAATTACAGACCGAAAAAACGACTGCCGATTTGCGCGGTTATGAGGATATTTTCGAGTACCTGCTATTCAACCAGGAAGTCGACCGCACGCTTTATGACAGACAAATCGATTTGATCCAAACGGAATTGGCGCCGCATATGCGCAAATACGCACGCCTGCTGCAAAAAGCGCACGGGTTGGACAAAATGACCTTTGCCGATTTGAAGATTTCCCTAGATCCGGAATACGACCCGGAAATTACGGTCGAGGAATCGAAACAGTATATCAATGATGCGCTCGGCATTATGGGAACGGATTATTTGCATATGGTGGAACGGTCGTACGATGAACGCTGGATCGATTTTGCGCAGAACAAAGGCAAGTCGACAGGCGCATTCTGTGCGAGCCCTTACGGCGACCATCCGTATATCCTGATCTCCTGGACCGGCCGCATGAACGAAGTATTCGTACTAGCGCATGAACTCGGTCACGCAGGTCATTTCTATCACGCGAACCGCGAACAAAACCTATTCAACGCGCGCCCTTCACTGTACTTTATCGAAGCGCCATCGACGATGAATGAAATGCTGATGGCGAATCATTTGCTGAAGAATTCCGAAGACCCGAAATTCAAGCGTTGGGTCATTTCATCGATTGTGGCCAGAACCTATTACCATAACTTCGTCACCCATTTGCTCGAAGCGGCCTACCAGCGCGAAGTGTATAAAAAGATAGATGCCGGAGAAAACGTCAACGCGGGTGTACTTAATGCACTGAAACGCGGCGTACTCGAAGAATTCTGGGGAGACGATGTCGAAGTCACAGAAGGTGCGGAATTGACGTGGATGCGCCAGCCGCATTATTATATGGGCCTTTACCCATACACTTACAGCGCCGGGCTGACCATCTCCACGCAAGTGTCGAAGCGCATCTTGTCGGAAGGCCAGCCAGCCGTCGATGAATGGATCGACGTATTGAACGCAGGCGGAACGAAAACCCCTGTCGAATTGTCCAAGATGGCCGGCGTCGACATTACGACCGAGCAGCCGCTTCGTGACACGATTGCCTATATCGGCGAATTGATCGACGAACTCGAACGCTTGACCGAAGAAATCGAACAGCAAAATTAA
- a CDS encoding PaaI family thioesterase, translated as MVEHAIQDEYGQDFAWCYGCGRLNENGLQLRTGWDGEETVTFYEPRKEHTAIPGFVYGGLLASLVDCHGTGSASLALHRKNGYEPGSGEEPPRFVTASLHVDYLKPTPQGKTLKAVGTVEEIHPKKFKINVEVFAEGVKVANGEVVAVLMPSTFTS; from the coding sequence ATGGTAGAACATGCAATCCAAGACGAGTATGGACAAGATTTTGCCTGGTGCTACGGATGCGGCCGCCTGAATGAAAACGGGCTTCAACTCCGGACAGGATGGGACGGCGAAGAAACCGTGACTTTCTATGAACCGCGGAAAGAACATACGGCGATACCGGGCTTTGTCTACGGGGGATTATTGGCATCGCTTGTGGATTGCCATGGAACGGGTTCGGCGTCGCTCGCCCTTCACCGCAAAAACGGCTATGAGCCTGGCAGCGGGGAAGAACCGCCGCGCTTTGTGACAGCGTCTTTGCACGTCGATTACCTGAAGCCGACGCCGCAAGGCAAGACTTTGAAAGCAGTAGGGACAGTTGAAGAGATCCACCCAAAAAAATTCAAAATAAACGTAGAAGTGTTTGCGGAAGGAGTAAAAGTCGCAAACGGAGAAGTGGTTGCTGTGTTAATGCCATCGACTTTCACTTCTTGA
- a CDS encoding ATP-grasp domain-containing protein, with protein sequence MTEKVYVIHENEEWTVHLFRRLDELGVPYEDWFTDAGSVDLTTDPPQGVFYNRMSASSHTRGHRFAPEMAEAKIAWLERHNRRVVNGSRALRLEVSKVNQYMALDAAGIQTPKTVAVSGKEQLLEAASAFEGESFITKHNRAGKGLGVRLFHSLEALEEYVGGDEFDESVDGITLLQQYIQSPEPFITRCEFVGGKFLYAVRVDTSEGFELCPADACRLEDISCPADGALETRPKFQVIEGFDDPIIAKYERFLKENGIEVAGIEFIQNAGGELFTYDVNTNTNYNADAEAESGTYGMLELAKYLESQRQTVPAFAK encoded by the coding sequence ATGACGGAGAAAGTATATGTAATTCATGAAAACGAGGAATGGACGGTCCATTTATTCCGGCGCTTGGATGAACTCGGGGTGCCCTATGAAGATTGGTTTACCGACGCAGGGTCGGTCGATTTAACGACTGACCCGCCGCAAGGGGTTTTCTATAACCGCATGAGCGCTTCTTCGCATACGAGAGGGCATCGCTTTGCGCCTGAAATGGCTGAAGCGAAAATTGCCTGGCTTGAGCGCCACAACCGCCGCGTCGTCAATGGCAGCCGTGCACTCAGGCTTGAAGTGAGCAAAGTGAACCAATACATGGCGCTTGACGCAGCCGGCATCCAGACGCCGAAAACGGTGGCGGTGAGCGGCAAGGAACAGCTTCTCGAAGCGGCATCTGCTTTTGAGGGAGAATCGTTTATCACTAAGCACAACCGTGCCGGAAAAGGGCTCGGCGTCCGGTTGTTCCATTCATTAGAAGCGCTGGAGGAATATGTGGGCGGTGATGAATTCGACGAATCCGTCGATGGCATCACCTTATTGCAGCAATACATCCAATCACCTGAGCCGTTTATCACGCGTTGTGAATTCGTCGGCGGCAAATTCCTCTACGCAGTGCGCGTGGATACATCGGAAGGCTTCGAATTATGCCCAGCCGATGCCTGCCGTCTTGAAGACATCTCTTGCCCAGCAGACGGCGCATTGGAAACACGCCCGAAATTCCAGGTCATCGAAGGCTTTGATGATCCAATTATCGCCAAGTACGAACGTTTCCTTAAAGAAAACGGCATTGAAGTGGCGGGCATCGAATTTATCCAGAATGCTGGGGGCGAGCTATTTACTTACGATGTCAACACCAACACAAATTACAATGCCGATGCAGAAGCCGAAAGCGGCACCTATGGCATGCTGGAACTGGCGAAGTATCTAGAGAGTCAGCGGCAAACCGTCCCGGCTTTCGCAAAGTAA
- a CDS encoding GNAT family N-acetyltransferase, with protein MDFQHQDNRIAMFDGSEEVGFVSYVENGDVLTVDHTEVAPQLSGQGMGKELVGKMVEHARNEGKSIDPQCPYAKKVIDDTKEFQDVLVK; from the coding sequence ATGGATTTTCAACATCAAGACAACCGCATCGCCATGTTCGACGGTTCTGAGGAAGTGGGCTTTGTCAGCTACGTCGAAAACGGCGATGTGCTAACAGTTGACCATACCGAAGTGGCACCACAGCTTAGCGGGCAAGGCATGGGCAAGGAACTGGTCGGTAAGATGGTCGAGCACGCAAGAAACGAAGGCAAGTCAATAGACCCGCAATGCCCATACGCTAAAAAAGTAATTGACGACACTAAGGAATTCCAGGATGTCCTGGTGAAATAA